The sequence CATCCCATCCTCAATGGATTCGGGGTCCAGGCCGTCTACCCCAAAGATCTGAAGGGCATTTATAAGGATAGAACCGTCCTTCTGCCTCCCTATATTTAACCCCCTCAACCGGGTAGTTTTATCTTTCGGCTGGTACATCTTCCCTATTTTGTCAAAGCCCCATGCAGCAACCTGATTCCCCTTGGCATACCCGAATTTTCTAGATTTAACCGTATCTAGGATTCTATCCCAATTTACATTCTCCAGATGTATCATAAGGGTTGCCGCCATCTTCCGGTCCCTTAACCCTATGTCTTCATGACCGATAGTATACGGCACACCGCTGGCAGCGGCCACATCGGCATCCTGGGTTGCATCTATTATCCTTTTGCCGTAGTAATTATGGTAGATTCCCTCAATTTTTACCCGGACCCCCTTTATCGTCACCCCATCATTTTCCATTATAGGTGCGATAAATTCAGCATTCAGCAGGAGGTCTATATTTTCTTCTTGCGATACCATATCTAAAAAGACCTGTTTTGCATGTTCTACATCAAAGGCATCTCCCCCGACAGCTTTATAGAATTCAAGAAAAATGCCGTGGTTAGCTATTTTCTTATCTTTATCATAGTTAATGTCAATAAAATTTAACATCCCGTAAGTCATCAGCCCGCCTAACCCGTCCCTCTTTTCAACCAAAAGGGTTTTAGCCCCGTTCCTTGCAGCAGAAACTGCAGCTGCCACCCCTTCCGGTTCTCCACCCACCACTATAACATCATAAACTTCATCTTTGTGGTCAATTATCTCCTTTTTGTCCTGACCCTCGACCTGCTCCGAGGGCTTCCCTTCATTGGTAGAACCCTGATTCGTTATGGGACCTGTTGTAAATGTGCATGACAGGCTCAACAATAATATCAGTATTAATAGACTTAAGGCAAACAAATCCTGCCATTTCCGAAACCCTTTCAACGACTATCACTCCATTCCTTTAAGTTTAGGAACATGTCCAACCCATAATAGAATTACATAAAAATCTTTATTTATTACATCCTGTTCTTAAGCCGTCTAATATTCGAAATATATAATTCTACGGCTTCGGAAAAATCCCTTTTAGAAAACGTTCCTGTAATAGTATTGTAATATTAACATATAATCCTCACTGTTAAAGTATTCTATCCCTTTTGTACTTCTCTGCTGCCCTCCTATCTTTAAAAAATTCATCTTTCCTGCCGGGCAAAAAAAGTTTATAATTATTATAAACCTACTTTCTAATAATTTTCTAATAATCGGAGGTAACAATGGAAAAAAAGACACTTTCTTTTGCAAGAGAAAGCTTCCCTTATATCTTTGTTCTCATTGTAATAAGCATTGTGTTCAGAATGTTAAATCCCCTCTTAAGCTTTATTCCTCTTATCTTAGCAGCCTTTGTTTTGTTTTTCTTCAGGGATCCGTATAGGGAAATCCCCCAATCAAAAAATTCAATAGTGTCACCGGCAGACGGCAGGATTATTAATATACAGGATATATATGATAATGTGTTCCTTAAAGGAAAGGGAAGGAAAATCAGCATTTTCTTATCTATTTTTGACGTTCATATCAACAGAAGCCCTATTCATGGAAGGGTTTCATTTAAAAAGTACGTGCCCGGAAGGTTCCTGGCCGCCTATGACAAAAGGGCTTCCGTTGAAAATGAGAGGAATTATATAGGGATAGAAAATGACAGGCTGAGGGTTCTTGTAACCCAGATTGCCGGTTTTATTGCCAGAAGAATAGTGTGCTATATTAATATAAACGATACCCTGGAAAAAGGGGAAAAATTAGGATTGATAAAATTCGGTTCCTGCACGGAAATCGTGCTGCCCGAAAACGTGGAAGTGCTGGTAAATGTGGGGGATAAAGTCAAAGGGGGAGAAACTATTCTGGGGAGGTTGAATGATGAAAATTAGGTGCTGGATTCCCAATATATTTACTTTAGGCAACTTGGTGCTTGGGTTCACATCAATAACCTTTATTGTAGAGGGGAATTATAATACTTCGGCCTTATTAATTTTATTTGCCATGGTTTTGGATGGCCTTGACGGAAGGGTTGCCAGAAAATTCAGGGTAAACAGTGATCTGGGTAAAGAACTGGATTCCCTGTGTGACCTCGTATCTTTCGGTATTGTCCCGGCCCTTTTGATCTACCAGATGAGTTTTAAAAACTTCGGCATTTTTGGGCTTCTGGCTGCCGTGATATTCCCTGTATGTGGAGCATTTAGATTAGCGAGATTTAATCTGCAGAAGTCACTGGGCTATTTTACAGGTCTTCCAATAACGGTAGCCGGTGGTACCGTTATCTCTATGGTTTTAAGCGACAAAAACCTGGATATGCCCGTATATATACCGGTAATTCTGGGTTTATCGGCATTAATGATAAGTAATATTAAATACCCGAATTTTAAAGGGGTTTCCAGGGCACAGGGTTTAAAGCTTTTTGCCCTTGCTTCCC is a genomic window of Koleobacter methoxysyntrophicus containing:
- the pssA gene encoding CDP-diacylglycerol--serine O-phosphatidyltransferase, producing MKIRCWIPNIFTLGNLVLGFTSITFIVEGNYNTSALLILFAMVLDGLDGRVARKFRVNSDLGKELDSLCDLVSFGIVPALLIYQMSFKNFGIFGLLAAVIFPVCGAFRLARFNLQKSLGYFTGLPITVAGGTVISMVLSDKNLDMPVYIPVILGLSALMISNIKYPNFKGVSRAQGLKLFALASLTALIIAFKSNPGQMIFLYHAGYVLSGIVMLILKQAEGRLNPIVERIIGK
- a CDS encoding phosphatidylserine decarboxylase family protein, which gives rise to MEKKTLSFARESFPYIFVLIVISIVFRMLNPLLSFIPLILAAFVLFFFRDPYREIPQSKNSIVSPADGRIINIQDIYDNVFLKGKGRKISIFLSIFDVHINRSPIHGRVSFKKYVPGRFLAAYDKRASVENERNYIGIENDRLRVLVTQIAGFIARRIVCYININDTLEKGEKLGLIKFGSCTEIVLPENVEVLVNVGDKVKGGETILGRLNDEN